The Raphanus sativus cultivar WK10039 chromosome 2, ASM80110v3, whole genome shotgun sequence genome includes a region encoding these proteins:
- the LOC108826287 gene encoding probable LRR receptor-like serine/threonine-protein kinase At3g47570 codes for MKLFLFLSLGALMLLETSGNSHETDKQALLKFKSQVSKEKKVLLSSWNNSYSLCQWTGVTCGRKHKRVTALDLGGFQLGGVISPFIGNLSFLISLDLPDNYFGGIIPRELGNLFRLQYLNMSLNFLEGGIPASLFNCSRLLAFDLFSNHLAQGLPSELGSLMKLVYLDLSTNNLKGKLPVSLGNLTSLIELSTAENYLEGEVPDVIARLTQMVVFALDTNHFSGVFPPAIYNLSSLQYLGMFDSGFSGNLSPDFGNLLPNLRYLSLGSNSFTGVIPSTLSNISTLERLGMELNSLTGNIPPSFAKLQDLQDLALSYNSFGSSSAGDLEFLAALTNCTQLQNLDVGFNRLGGDLPASIANLSMNLNQLFLQNNFISGSIPDDIGNLIGLQTFWLTNNLLKGPIPASFGKLPGLVNFGVYANRMSGEIPYSFGNNTRLEKIYLYNNSFEGIIPPSLGKCSYLLYLLINNNQLTGVIPQEILQISTLVSLSMSNNSLTGSLPEDFGRLENLGNLSVAHNKLSGKLPKSLGKCLSMEKLDLQGNSFDRTIPDISGLVSIKEVDFSSNNLSGRIPEYFANFRLLEYLNLSFNNFEGTVPTEGKFKNATIVSVSGNKKLCGGILELRLKPCFTQPPRNSKKKLVIGVSIGISLLMLVFIVSVSLFWLKSRKKKNTNEATPSTLGAFHEMISYGDLRNATDGFSSSNLIGSGSFGSVFKALFHAENKVVAVKVLNMQRRGAMKSFMAECESLKDIRHRNLVKLLTACSSIDFQGNEFRALIYEYMPNGSLDMWLHPKEFAEISRPSRTLTLMERLNIAIDVASVLEYLHISCHEAIAHCDIKPSNILLDDDLTAHVSDFGLARILLKFDQETFINQLSSAGVRGSIGYAAPEYAMGGEISVHGDAYSFGILIFEMFSGKRPTDEMFGGDYTLRSCVQSALPEQVLDVADELVLNNGLRIGFPAAECLTKVLEVGLGCSEESPANRMGMSEVIKELISIKERFFKTRRGARR; via the exons ATGAAactctttcttttcctttctttagGTGCTCTCATGTTACTTGAAACATCCGGTAATAGCCATGAAACTGATAAGCAAGCCTTACTGAAATTCAAGTCTCAAGTTTCTAAGGAGAAAAAAGTTCTGCTGTCCTCATGGAACAACTCCTACTCTCTCTGCCAATGGACGGGAGTTACATGTGGCCGCAAACACAAGAGAGTTACTGCTTTGGACCTTGGAGGATTCCAATTGGGTGGAGTGATATCACCATTTATTGGTAACCTTTCATTTCTCATATCACTTGATCTCCCTGATAACTATTTTGGTGGAATCATCCCTCGGGAACTGGGAAACTTGTTTAGACTTCAATACTTGAATATGAGCTTAAATTTTCTGGAAGGAGGGATTCCAGCCAGTCTGTTCAACTGTTCTAGATTGTTGGcctttgatttattttcaaatcatcttGCACAAGGTCTTCCGTCAGAACTAGGATCACTGATGAAGCTTGTCTACTTAGACCTTAGTACAAACAACCTGAAAGGAAAACTCCCTGTATCTCTAGGAAACTTGACATCTCTCATAGAACTTTCCACTGCAGAAAATTATCTAGAAGGCGAAGTTCCTGATGTCATAGCTAGATTGACTCAAATGGTGGTTTTTGCATTAGATACAAACCATTTCTCTGGTGTTTTTCCTCCTGCAATTTACAATTTGTCTTCACTTCAGTATTTGGGCATGTTTGATAGTGGTTTCTCTGGGAACCTGAGTCCTGATTTTGGTAATTTGCTACCAAACCTTCGATATTTGTCTCTCGGAAGTAATTCTTTCACAGGAGTCATTCCATCAACACTTTCAAATATTTCAACTCTTGAACGTTTGGGCATGGAGCTGAACAGTCTGACAGGAAATATTCCTCCGAGCTTTGCAAAACTACAAGATCTGCAAGATCTAGCCCTTAGTTACAATTCTTTTGGAAGTTCTTCAGCTGGGGATCTTGAATTTCTTGCTGCTTTGACTAACTGCACCCAACTGCAAAACTTAGATGTGGGATTCAACAGGCTTGGGGGTGACTTGCCCGCTTCCATTGCCAATCTGTCAATGAACCTCAACCAgttatttcttcaaaacaatTTCATATCTGGGAGCATTCCTGATGACATTGGGAATCTCATAGGGCTACAAACATTTTGGTTGACCAACAATCTATTGAAAGGACCAATCCCAGCCTCTTTTGGGAAACTTCCAGGATTGGTGAATTTTGGTGTCTATGCAAATAGAATGTCAGGAGAGATACCATATTCTTTTGGCAACAACACTCGGTTAGAAAAAATTTATCTGTACAACAATAGTTTTGAAGGAATCATTCCTCCAAGTCTTGGTAAATGTAGCTATTTGCTATATTTACTTATCAATAATAATCAGTTAACTGGTGTTATACCTCAAGAGATTTTGCAAATTTCAACCCTTGTTTCTCTTAGCATGTCAAATAATTCATTGACAGGCTCTCTACCAGAAGATTTTGGACGACTTGAAAATCTTGGTAATTTATCTGTTGCTCATAATAAGCTATCAGGAAAACTTCCAAAGTCTTTAGGAAAGTGTCTCTCAATGGAAAAACTTGATCTGCAAGGAAATTCTTTTGATAGAACCATTCCAGATATAAGTGGGTTGGTGAGTATTAAGGAGGTTGATTTCTCAAGCAACAATCTCTCTGGAAGAATCCCTGAATATTTCGCAAACTTTCGCTTGTTGGAGTATCTCAATCTATCCTTCAACAACTTCGAGGGAACTGTGCCAACAGAAGGAAAATTCAAAAATGCTACTATTGTCTCAGTATCTGGAAACAAGAAACTTTGTGGAGGCATCTTGGAACTGCGACTAAAGCCATGTTTTACACAACCACCAAGAAATTCAAAAAAGAAACTTGTGATTGGGGTAAGTATAGGCATATCTTTGCTTATGCTTGTGTTCATAGTTTCAGTTTCtcttttttggttaaaaagcagaaagaagaaaaataccAATGAAGCAACTCCTTCCACCTTGGGGGCTTTTCATGAAATGATAAGTTATGGAGATCTTCGGAATGCGACAGATGGCTTTTCTTCGAGTAATTTGATCGGGTCTGGCAGCTTTGGTAGTGTGTTTAAAGCATTGTTTCATGCTGAGAACAAGGTTGTTGCTGTGAAAGTTCTAAACATGCAGAGACGCGGAGCAATGAAGAGCTTTATGGCAGAATGTGAATCCCTAAAAGACATTAGACATCGCAATCTTGTGAAACTATTGACAGCTTGTTCGAGTATTGATTTCCAAGGAAATGAATTTAGAGCTCTAATCTATGAGTACATGCCAAATGGAAGCTTGGATATGTGGCTGCATCCAAAGGAATTTGCAGAGATTTCTAGACCCTCAAGAACGTTGACACTTATGGAAAGGCTTAACATAGCGATAGATGTGGCTTCTGTTTTGGAGTATCTTCATATTAGTTGCCATGAAGCTATTGCTCATTGCGATATTAAACCAAGCAACATTCTTTTAGACGATGATTTAACCGCCCATGTTAGTGACTTTGGTCTTGCTAGGATCCTTCTCAAATTTGACCAGGAAACCTTCATTAACCAACTTAGCTCAGCTGGAGTTAGAGGAAGCATCGGCTATGCAGCACCAG AATATGCAATGGGAGGAGAAATATCAGTACATGGTGATGCATATAGCTTTGGGATTCTCATTTTTGAAATGTTCAGTGGAAAACGACCAACTGATGAGATGTTCGGAGGAGACTATACCCTCCGTAGCTGCGTCCAGTCTGCATTGCCAGAGCAAGTTTTGGATGTGGCAGATGAATTGGTTCTTAACAACGGCCTTAGAATTGGCTTCCCTGCTGCTGAGTGCTTGACAAAGGTTTTAGAAGTGGGACTTGGGTGTTCTGAAGAGTCTCCAGCAAACCGGATGGGAATGAGTGAGGTTATAAAAGAGTTAATCTCAATCAAGGAGAGGTTCTTCAAAACAAGAAGAGGAGCTAGACGTTGA